A part of Bradysia coprophila strain Holo2 unplaced genomic scaffold, BU_Bcop_v1 contig_588, whole genome shotgun sequence genomic DNA contains:
- the LOC119083336 gene encoding replication protein A 70 kDa DNA-binding subunit-like isoform X1 encodes MPPKRKPDNNNQNENKKVKFDPWNNQPITPPETPTSSCSKYDYNVWNKSEETSEKSPIQLSELSVGVRYVTTTSFDQKSLRKYFNSNNRPVTFRVSFKSEKRPTKNGDMFVFHAMDGDQEVQVTVFPQQTETFFDVVEFNKAYRLTNFNVKNESKDFPLFVGCGLYICLLSASKIEKIDDSSVSQLRFNFSKIEEIKLFEKSSRCDFIGIIARNWGSQSVGQNKIKRDLTITDYSKQCILLTLWGTAYNDFESEGTPVLIHNGILNEYNGSKTITIAQNTLFIPSPDIKIAQDMMTWYEQEIKK; translated from the exons ATGCCGCCGAAACGCAAGCCAG ATAATAacaatcaaaacgaaaataagaaagtaaaatttgaTCCGTGGAACAACCAACCAATTACACCACCGGAAACGCCAACATCAAGTTGCAGCAAATACGATTACAATGTCTGGAATAAGTCTGAAGAGACAAGTGAAAAATCACCAATTCAATTGTCTGAGTTATCGGTAGGCGTGAGGTACGTAACTACTACTTCTTTCGATCAAAAATCTTtaaggaaatattttaatagcAACAACCGTCCAGTAACATTCCGAGTGTCATTTAAATCAGAAAAACGCCCCACTAAAAATGGAGACATGTTCGTCTTCCATGCGATGGATGGAGATCAAGAAGTTCAGGTCACTGTATTTCCTCAGCAAACGGAAACGTTCTTCGATGTTGTTGAG TTCAACAAAGCATATAGACTCACCAACTTCAATGTCAAAAATGAATCCAAAGATTTCCCATTATTTGTTGGATGTGGTCTATACATTTGCTTGCTGAGTGCatcaaaaattgagaaaattgatgACTCGTCCGTATCGCAATTACGATTTAATTTCTCAAAGATAGAAGAGATCAAATTGTTTGAGAAAAGCTCCAGATGTG ATTTTATTGGAATCATTGCGCGTAATTGGGGATCTCAATCTGTCGGTCAAAACAAGATCAAGCGCGACTTGACCATCACTGACTACTCAAAGCAATGCATTCTCTTGACTTTGTGGGGCACTGCATACAACGATTTTGAATCTGAAGGGACACCTGTGCTCATCCACAATGGTATTCTCAATGAATATAATGGATCGAAAACCATTACTATCGCACAAAATACCTTGTTCATACCAAGTCCAGATATCAAAATTGCACAAGACATGATGACTTGGTACGAACAAgagataaaaaaatga
- the LOC119083336 gene encoding replication protein A 70 kDa DNA-binding subunit-like isoform X2 has product MPPKRKPDNNNQNENKKVKFDPWNNQPITPPETPTSSCSKYDYNVWNKSEETSEKSPIQLSELSVGVSNNRPVTFRVSFKSEKRPTKNGDMFVFHAMDGDQEVQVTVFPQQTETFFDVVEFNKAYRLTNFNVKNESKDFPLFVGCGLYICLLSASKIEKIDDSSVSQLRFNFSKIEEIKLFEKSSRCDFIGIIARNWGSQSVGQNKIKRDLTITDYSKQCILLTLWGTAYNDFESEGTPVLIHNGILNEYNGSKTITIAQNTLFIPSPDIKIAQDMMTWYEQEIKK; this is encoded by the exons ATGCCGCCGAAACGCAAGCCAG ATAATAacaatcaaaacgaaaataagaaagtaaaatttgaTCCGTGGAACAACCAACCAATTACACCACCGGAAACGCCAACATCAAGTTGCAGCAAATACGATTACAATGTCTGGAATAAGTCTGAAGAGACAAGTGAAAAATCACCAATTCAATTGTCTGAGTTATCGGTAGGCGTGAG cAACAACCGTCCAGTAACATTCCGAGTGTCATTTAAATCAGAAAAACGCCCCACTAAAAATGGAGACATGTTCGTCTTCCATGCGATGGATGGAGATCAAGAAGTTCAGGTCACTGTATTTCCTCAGCAAACGGAAACGTTCTTCGATGTTGTTGAG TTCAACAAAGCATATAGACTCACCAACTTCAATGTCAAAAATGAATCCAAAGATTTCCCATTATTTGTTGGATGTGGTCTATACATTTGCTTGCTGAGTGCatcaaaaattgagaaaattgatgACTCGTCCGTATCGCAATTACGATTTAATTTCTCAAAGATAGAAGAGATCAAATTGTTTGAGAAAAGCTCCAGATGTG ATTTTATTGGAATCATTGCGCGTAATTGGGGATCTCAATCTGTCGGTCAAAACAAGATCAAGCGCGACTTGACCATCACTGACTACTCAAAGCAATGCATTCTCTTGACTTTGTGGGGCACTGCATACAACGATTTTGAATCTGAAGGGACACCTGTGCTCATCCACAATGGTATTCTCAATGAATATAATGGATCGAAAACCATTACTATCGCACAAAATACCTTGTTCATACCAAGTCCAGATATCAAAATTGCACAAGACATGATGACTTGGTACGAACAAgagataaaaaaatga